From a region of the Tursiops truncatus isolate mTurTru1 chromosome 13, mTurTru1.mat.Y, whole genome shotgun sequence genome:
- the DYNLL1 gene encoding dynein light chain 1, cytoplasmic, with amino-acid sequence MCDRKAVIKNADMSEEMQQDSVECATQALEKYNIEKDIAAHIKKEFDKKYNPTWHCIVGRNFGSYVTHETKHFIYFYLGQVAILLFKSG; translated from the exons ATGTGTGACCGAAAGGCCGTGATCAAAAATGCCGATATGTCGGAGGAGATGCAACAGGACTCGGTGGAGTGTGCTACTCAGGCATTGGAGAAGTATAATATAGAGAAGGACATTGCGGCCCATATCAAGAAG gagTTTGACAAGAAATACAACCCCACCTGGCACTGCATCGTGGGGAGGAACTTCGGTAGTTATGTGACACATGAAACCAAACACTTCATCTACTTCTACCTGGGCCAAGTGGCCATTCTCCTGTTCAAATCTGGTTAA
- the COQ5 gene encoding 2-methoxy-6-polyprenyl-1,4-benzoquinol methylase, mitochondrial isoform X3 codes for MAAPRSWVLWSFCCRGSSRVLLGCRLPGLRSSWPRGPLGARPLSQEKRATETHFGFETVSEEEKGGKVYQVFESVAKKYDVMNDMMSLGIHRIWKDLLLWKMRPFPGTQLLDVAGGTGDIAFRFLNYVQAQHQRKEKRQLRAQQNLSWEEIAKKYQNEEDSLDGSHVMVCDINKEMLKIGKQKARARGYKAGVSSHPLPPKKKKTLLPSYLYFIVGFSEGPTDAVEESPVNGLAWVVGDAEELPFDDDKFDVYTIAFGIRNVTHIDQALQEAHRVLKPGGRFLCLEFSQVNNPLVSRLYDVYSFQVIPVLGEVIAGDWKSYQYLVESIRQFPSQEEFKEMIEDAGFQKVTYENLTSGIVAIHSGFKL; via the exons ATGGCGGCCCCCAGGAGCTGGGTTTTATGGAGCTTCTGCTGCCGTGGGTCGTCGCGGGTGTTGCTGGGCTGCAGGCTTCCCGGGCTTCGTAGCTCCTGGCCCAGGGGCCCGCTGGGTGCGCGGCCCTTGTCCCAAGAGAAGCGGGCAACCGAAACGCACTTCGGGTTTGAGACTGTGTCGGAAGAGGAGAAGGGGGGCAAAG TCTATCAGGTGTTTGAAAGTGTGGCCAAGAAGTATGATGTGATGAATGATATGATGAGTCTTGGTATCCACCGTATTTGGAAGGATTTGCTGCTCTGGAAGATGCGCCCGTTTCCGGGGACCCAGCTGCTGGATGTTGCTGGAGGCACAG GTGACATTGCATTCCGGTTCCTTAATTATGTTCAGGCACAGcatcagagaaaggagaagaggcaATTAAGGGCCCAACAAAATTTATCCTGGGAAGAAATTGCCAAAAAGTACCAGAATGAGGAGGATTCTTTGGACGGTTCTCATGTCATGGTCTGTGACATCAACAAGGAGATGCTAAAGATTGGAAAACAGAAAGCCCGTGCTCGAGGATACAAAGCTG gtgTCTCctctcaccccctgcccccaaaaaagaaaaaaacccttttgCCCTCCTACCTCTATTTCATCGTGGGTTTCTCAGAGGGCCCAACTGATGCAGTTGAAGAATCACCCGTAAATG gaCTTGCTTGGGTAGTGGGAGACGCTGAAGAACTGCCCTTTGATGATGACAAATTTGATGTTTACACCATTGCCTTTGGGATCCGGAATGTCACACACATTGATCAG GCGCTCCAGGAAGCCCATCGGGTCCTGAAGCCAGGAGGACGGTTTCTCTGTCTGGAGTTCAGCCAAGTAAACAATCCGCTCGTATCCAG GCTCTATGATGTATATAGCTTCCAGGTCATTCCTGTCCTGGGAGAGGTCATTGCAGGAGATTGGAAGTCCTATCAATACCTTGTAGAAAGTATCCGACAGTTCCCATCTCAG GAGGAGTTCAAGGAGATGATAGAAGATGCAGGTTTTCAGAAGGTGACTTATGAAAATCTAACATCAGGCATTGTAGCCATTCATTCTGGCTTCAAACTGTAA
- the COQ5 gene encoding 2-methoxy-6-polyprenyl-1,4-benzoquinol methylase, mitochondrial isoform X1: MAAPRSWVLWSFCCRGSSRVLLGCRLPGLRSSWPRGPLGARPLSQEKRATETHFGFETVSEEEKGGKVYQVFESVAKKYDVMNDMMSLGIHRIWKDLLLWKMRPFPGTQLLDVAGGTGDIAFRFLNYVQAQHQRKEKRQLRAQQNLSWEEIAKKYQNEEDSLDGSHVMVCDINKEMLKIGKQKARARGYKAGVSSHPLPPKKKKTLLPSYLYFIVGFSEGPTDAVEESPVNGLAWVVGDAEELPFDDDKFDVYTIAFGIRNVTHIDQGFPGGTVVESPPADAGDTGSRSGPGGSHMPRSGWAREPWPLSLRVRSLCSAGGEATAALQEAHRVLKPGGRFLCLEFSQVNNPLVSRLYDVYSFQVIPVLGEVIAGDWKSYQYLVESIRQFPSQEEFKEMIEDAGFQKVTYENLTSGIVAIHSGFKL, translated from the exons ATGGCGGCCCCCAGGAGCTGGGTTTTATGGAGCTTCTGCTGCCGTGGGTCGTCGCGGGTGTTGCTGGGCTGCAGGCTTCCCGGGCTTCGTAGCTCCTGGCCCAGGGGCCCGCTGGGTGCGCGGCCCTTGTCCCAAGAGAAGCGGGCAACCGAAACGCACTTCGGGTTTGAGACTGTGTCGGAAGAGGAGAAGGGGGGCAAAG TCTATCAGGTGTTTGAAAGTGTGGCCAAGAAGTATGATGTGATGAATGATATGATGAGTCTTGGTATCCACCGTATTTGGAAGGATTTGCTGCTCTGGAAGATGCGCCCGTTTCCGGGGACCCAGCTGCTGGATGTTGCTGGAGGCACAG GTGACATTGCATTCCGGTTCCTTAATTATGTTCAGGCACAGcatcagagaaaggagaagaggcaATTAAGGGCCCAACAAAATTTATCCTGGGAAGAAATTGCCAAAAAGTACCAGAATGAGGAGGATTCTTTGGACGGTTCTCATGTCATGGTCTGTGACATCAACAAGGAGATGCTAAAGATTGGAAAACAGAAAGCCCGTGCTCGAGGATACAAAGCTG gtgTCTCctctcaccccctgcccccaaaaaagaaaaaaacccttttgCCCTCCTACCTCTATTTCATCGTGGGTTTCTCAGAGGGCCCAACTGATGCAGTTGAAGAATCACCCGTAAATG gaCTTGCTTGGGTAGTGGGAGACGCTGAAGAACTGCCCTTTGATGATGACAAATTTGATGTTTACACCATTGCCTTTGGGATCCGGAATGTCACACACATTGATCAG ggcttccctggtggcacagtggttgagagtccgcctgccgatgcaggggacacgggttcgcgctccggtccgggaggatcccacatgccgcggagtggctgggcccgtgagccatggccactgagcctgcgcgtccggagcctgtgctccgcggggggagaggccacagca GCGCTCCAGGAAGCCCATCGGGTCCTGAAGCCAGGAGGACGGTTTCTCTGTCTGGAGTTCAGCCAAGTAAACAATCCGCTCGTATCCAG GCTCTATGATGTATATAGCTTCCAGGTCATTCCTGTCCTGGGAGAGGTCATTGCAGGAGATTGGAAGTCCTATCAATACCTTGTAGAAAGTATCCGACAGTTCCCATCTCAG GAGGAGTTCAAGGAGATGATAGAAGATGCAGGTTTTCAGAAGGTGACTTATGAAAATCTAACATCAGGCATTGTAGCCATTCATTCTGGCTTCAAACTGTAA
- the COQ5 gene encoding 2-methoxy-6-polyprenyl-1,4-benzoquinol methylase, mitochondrial isoform X4, which translates to MAAPRSWVLWSFCCRGSSRVLLGCRLPGLRSSWPRGPLGARPLSQEKRATETHFGFETVSEEEKGGKVYQVFESVAKKYDVMNDMMSLGIHRIWKDLLLWKMRPFPGTQLLDVAGGTGDIAFRFLNYVQAQHQRKEKRQLRAQQNLSWEEIAKKYQNEEDSLDGSHVMVCDINKEMLKIGKQKARARGYKAGLAWVVGDAEELPFDDDKFDVYTIAFGIRNVTHIDQALQEAHRVLKPGGRFLCLEFSQVNNPLVSRLYDVYSFQVIPVLGEVIAGDWKSYQYLVESIRQFPSQEEFKEMIEDAGFQKVTYENLTSGIVAIHSGFKL; encoded by the exons ATGGCGGCCCCCAGGAGCTGGGTTTTATGGAGCTTCTGCTGCCGTGGGTCGTCGCGGGTGTTGCTGGGCTGCAGGCTTCCCGGGCTTCGTAGCTCCTGGCCCAGGGGCCCGCTGGGTGCGCGGCCCTTGTCCCAAGAGAAGCGGGCAACCGAAACGCACTTCGGGTTTGAGACTGTGTCGGAAGAGGAGAAGGGGGGCAAAG TCTATCAGGTGTTTGAAAGTGTGGCCAAGAAGTATGATGTGATGAATGATATGATGAGTCTTGGTATCCACCGTATTTGGAAGGATTTGCTGCTCTGGAAGATGCGCCCGTTTCCGGGGACCCAGCTGCTGGATGTTGCTGGAGGCACAG GTGACATTGCATTCCGGTTCCTTAATTATGTTCAGGCACAGcatcagagaaaggagaagaggcaATTAAGGGCCCAACAAAATTTATCCTGGGAAGAAATTGCCAAAAAGTACCAGAATGAGGAGGATTCTTTGGACGGTTCTCATGTCATGGTCTGTGACATCAACAAGGAGATGCTAAAGATTGGAAAACAGAAAGCCCGTGCTCGAGGATACAAAGCTG gaCTTGCTTGGGTAGTGGGAGACGCTGAAGAACTGCCCTTTGATGATGACAAATTTGATGTTTACACCATTGCCTTTGGGATCCGGAATGTCACACACATTGATCAG GCGCTCCAGGAAGCCCATCGGGTCCTGAAGCCAGGAGGACGGTTTCTCTGTCTGGAGTTCAGCCAAGTAAACAATCCGCTCGTATCCAG GCTCTATGATGTATATAGCTTCCAGGTCATTCCTGTCCTGGGAGAGGTCATTGCAGGAGATTGGAAGTCCTATCAATACCTTGTAGAAAGTATCCGACAGTTCCCATCTCAG GAGGAGTTCAAGGAGATGATAGAAGATGCAGGTTTTCAGAAGGTGACTTATGAAAATCTAACATCAGGCATTGTAGCCATTCATTCTGGCTTCAAACTGTAA
- the COQ5 gene encoding 2-methoxy-6-polyprenyl-1,4-benzoquinol methylase, mitochondrial isoform X2, whose amino-acid sequence MAAPRSWVLWSFCCRGSSRVLLGCRLPGLRSSWPRGPLGARPLSQEKRATETHFGFETVSEEEKGGKVYQVFESVAKKYDVMNDMMSLGIHRIWKDLLLWKMRPFPGTQLLDVAGGTGDIAFRFLNYVQAQHQRKEKRQLRAQQNLSWEEIAKKYQNEEDSLDGSHVMVCDINKEMLKIGKQKARARGYKAGLAWVVGDAEELPFDDDKFDVYTIAFGIRNVTHIDQGFPGGTVVESPPADAGDTGSRSGPGGSHMPRSGWAREPWPLSLRVRSLCSAGGEATAALQEAHRVLKPGGRFLCLEFSQVNNPLVSRLYDVYSFQVIPVLGEVIAGDWKSYQYLVESIRQFPSQEEFKEMIEDAGFQKVTYENLTSGIVAIHSGFKL is encoded by the exons ATGGCGGCCCCCAGGAGCTGGGTTTTATGGAGCTTCTGCTGCCGTGGGTCGTCGCGGGTGTTGCTGGGCTGCAGGCTTCCCGGGCTTCGTAGCTCCTGGCCCAGGGGCCCGCTGGGTGCGCGGCCCTTGTCCCAAGAGAAGCGGGCAACCGAAACGCACTTCGGGTTTGAGACTGTGTCGGAAGAGGAGAAGGGGGGCAAAG TCTATCAGGTGTTTGAAAGTGTGGCCAAGAAGTATGATGTGATGAATGATATGATGAGTCTTGGTATCCACCGTATTTGGAAGGATTTGCTGCTCTGGAAGATGCGCCCGTTTCCGGGGACCCAGCTGCTGGATGTTGCTGGAGGCACAG GTGACATTGCATTCCGGTTCCTTAATTATGTTCAGGCACAGcatcagagaaaggagaagaggcaATTAAGGGCCCAACAAAATTTATCCTGGGAAGAAATTGCCAAAAAGTACCAGAATGAGGAGGATTCTTTGGACGGTTCTCATGTCATGGTCTGTGACATCAACAAGGAGATGCTAAAGATTGGAAAACAGAAAGCCCGTGCTCGAGGATACAAAGCTG gaCTTGCTTGGGTAGTGGGAGACGCTGAAGAACTGCCCTTTGATGATGACAAATTTGATGTTTACACCATTGCCTTTGGGATCCGGAATGTCACACACATTGATCAG ggcttccctggtggcacagtggttgagagtccgcctgccgatgcaggggacacgggttcgcgctccggtccgggaggatcccacatgccgcggagtggctgggcccgtgagccatggccactgagcctgcgcgtccggagcctgtgctccgcggggggagaggccacagca GCGCTCCAGGAAGCCCATCGGGTCCTGAAGCCAGGAGGACGGTTTCTCTGTCTGGAGTTCAGCCAAGTAAACAATCCGCTCGTATCCAG GCTCTATGATGTATATAGCTTCCAGGTCATTCCTGTCCTGGGAGAGGTCATTGCAGGAGATTGGAAGTCCTATCAATACCTTGTAGAAAGTATCCGACAGTTCCCATCTCAG GAGGAGTTCAAGGAGATGATAGAAGATGCAGGTTTTCAGAAGGTGACTTATGAAAATCTAACATCAGGCATTGTAGCCATTCATTCTGGCTTCAAACTGTAA